The genomic interval TAGAGAGTGCCTTATTAGATCGATTAGAACTCACCCCCGCTGGAATTTTAGCGATGATAGAAGGGTTAACTCAAATCGCTGCTTTACCCGATCCTGTCGGGGAAATTAGTCACTTAAATTATCGACCCAGTGGCATTCAAGTCGGCCAAATGCGTGTTCCTTTAGGAGTGATTGGCATTATTTACGAATCACGACCGAATGTGACCGTTGATGCAGCGGCTTTATGTTTAAAATCAGGAAATGCCTGTATTTTACGCGGAGGATCAGAATCAATCTATTCCAATCAAGCGATTGCGGCGTGTATTCGTAAAGGTTTAAAAATTGCGGGATTGCCCGATGAAGTCGTGCAAGTGGTTGAAACGACCGATAGAGCAGCGGTCGGTGAATTAATTACCCTAAAGGAATTTGTTGATGTCATTATTCCTCGCGGGGGAAAAAGTTTAATTGAGCGTATTACCCAACAAGCCACTATTCCAGTGATCAAACACTTAGACGGTATTTGTCATGTTTATATTGATGGCGAAGCCGATAGTGAAAAAGCCGTTGCGATTGCGGTTAATTCTAAAACCCATCGTTATGGAGTCTGCAATGCGATGGAAACCTTATTAATTGCTGAAAGTATTGCTCCAACCCTTTTACCGTTACTCGCAGAAAAATATGCCGTGGAAAACGTCGAATTGCGGGGCTGTGAAAAAACAGCGGCTCTTATTGAAAATTGTGTTCAAGCAACCGAAGACGATTGGCAAACAGAATATCTTGCCCCTATTTTATCCATTAAACTCGTTGCCGATATGGATGCTGCCATTGCGCATATTAATCACTATAGTTCGGCGCATACCGAATCCATTGTGACTGAAAATTATACCTTAGCCCGTCGTTTTTTACGGGAAGTCGATTCCAGTTCGGTGATGGTTAATGCGTCAACACGATTTGCCGATGGGTTTGAATATGGGTTAGGAGCTGAAATCGGAATTAGTACCGACAAGCTTCATGCGCGTGGGCCTGTTGGTTTAGAAGGACTGACGACGTTGAAATATATTGTTTTAGGTGATGGTCAAATTAGAGACTAAATGATTGGTATTTATGGCGGGACGTTTAATCCGATTCATTACGGACATTTACGGACGGCTTTAGAAATAAAAGAAAAGCTTGCCGTGGATGAAATTAAATTGATTCCATGCTACCAACCTGCGTTGAAAAACCAGCCTTCGGTTACGGCGAGTATGCGTTTAAACATGCTGCAATTAGCCATTGAAGGTCATCAGGGGTTTAGCTGTGATTGTCGAGAAATTGAACGGCGCGGAGCTTCTTACATGGTTGACACCTTGGCCTCTTTACGTACAGAATTACCGAAACAGTCTTTAGTGTTACTGATAGGGAACGATGCGTTTATCCACTTAGAAAAATGGCATCGTTGGCAATTATTATTTGACTATGCCCATGTCGTGGTGATGACACGACCGAATAGTCAACAAAAACGACTGAATCCTTTTTTAAAAGTTCGATTGGCCGATAATGCCGAGCAACTCAAACAAACCTTAGCGGGCCATTTATACTTTCAAAAGGTTACTCAGCTCGCTATTTCATCAACCGAAATAAGAACATTACTGTCTATGAAAAAAAGTCCTCACTTTTTAATGCCAGACAGCGTGATAAACTACATACAACAAAATAAACTTTACAGGAATTTGAATGCAAATTAATGAGTTATTGACCTTAGTGACCGCAGAATTAGATGAGCGGAAAGGCGAAGGAATTACCGTTATTAATGTGAAAGATAAAAGCAGTGTGACCGATTTTATGGTTTTAGTCACAGCAACGTCAGAGCGTCATGGTCAATCATTGGCAAATTATGTCGCTATAAAAATAAAAGAACAAGGACTCAAGCCTTTAGGTATTGAAGGGGAACAAGGGTCTGAGTGGGTTTTATTAGATTTAGGGGATATTGTCCTGCATATTATGACATCCCAGATGCGAGAGCTTTATCAGCTCGAAAAATTATGGTCGCTTGAAAATTAAGTGGAGCCATAAAAAGCTAATTAAAATTAATAATAAAAGAGCTATTTATGGTTAGAGTTTTGCTAGTTGACGATCACGTATTAATTACAACCGCAATTAAAGTGTTATTAAATAATGCAGATAACCTGAGTGTTATTGGGGTTGCTGAAAGTGGTGAGCAAGCAATATTGGCGGTTGAAGAAAAGCAACCCGATGTTGTTTTAATGGATGTTGAAATGCCTGGAATGGGTGGAACTGAAGCGTGCCGACGTATTTTAAAGGCGCACCCAGAAACCAAAATTATTGGGTTATCTCAGCATGATAATAATTCTGTTCCCAAACAACTTTTAAAAATTGGCGCGGTCGGTTTTATTTCAAAAAACTCTTCTTCAGAAGAAATGATACGCACCATTCATAAAGTTATGTCGGGTGATATTTATTTGTGTGCGGATGTTGTTGAAAAATTTACCATAAAAACCAAAACAAAAGATAAGAATAATCCGTGTTCAATTCTTTCCCCGAGAGAATTTGAAGTGGTTCGGCTTATTTTGCAAGGAAAAAGTATCCAAGATATGGTTAAAATACTGGGTATAAAAGATAAAACCATTAATACCTATCGTTATCGTATTTATAAAAAATTAGATGTGAAAAATGATGTTGAATTAGTTCGTTTGGTCGATAAATTTAATCAAACCTAAGTACGATTTTAACAACGAACGCTCTATTTTTTAAATTGTATTTTCAAACAAAAAACGTCGGTGTTCATCTTGGGTTGCTAATCCTAATCGCGCCCCCGTTTTAGTCGCGCATAAAGCCCCTGCGGCACTGGCATAGCGTAAGCATTCTAACCAGTCCTTATTTAACGCTAAGGCCGTAGCAAATGCACCATGAAACGCATCGCCCGCCCCCGTACTATCAACCGCATTAACGGGGTAAGCGGCTAATGTTCCCGATTCTAAACCGCGTCTCCAAAGTAACCCCTTTTCTCCCAAGGTAATCACAACCACGGGGGCTAAATTTGCCAGATTTTCCAAAGCACTATCCAGTGTTTGACTGTGTTGTAAAGCAAATTTTTCTGAACAAATTAAATAATCAACCTTTCCCATCAACGCTAAACTGCCTTCGTGAATGGAACCTGCATCTAAAATAGTTGGAATTTGCTTCGTTTCTTTTTGTTTGAGTAGGGCTAGTGATAAGTGAGGCTGATGACCATCCAATAAAATAACCTTCGGATTCAGCGTTGAAAAATCAATCGACTCGGCAGTTAATGGCTGGGTGATTCCTTTATAATTTATCAAGGCACGATCCCCATTCGGCTTAACTAAAATAGAGGCCATCGGCGTGGGAGTTGAGCCTCGCTGAATGAAATCGGTATTAATCTGATAACGTAGAAATTCTTGATAATGAGATTCCCCCTGTAAATCATCACCTAAATAACCCGAAAAAGCTGATTTCAAGCCTAACTTAGCCACCATAACGGCTGCATTTGCCGCAGGCCCGCCACCACAATCTACAAAATCCGTCGCCACTATTTTTTCATCGGAATGGGGGTGATGAGGAACTGAAAAAACTAAATCATAGCAGGCATAACCCAGACAAAGTACATCAACCTTGATGACTGATTTTAAAGATAACATTTAATTAACCTAATAAAAAATTACACTCAAAGGATAGGTATTTTATCAATAGCTCACTAACTTTCATCCTTTTAACAAGATGATTATTAAAAAAAATAAAACTATGCTTTAATAACCTAGTATTCAACTAGGTTATTAAGGCTTATGAACTCTCTAAAATCATTACAAAACTTAGCGTTTGATAATCGTTTTATCCAACAGCTTCCCGCCGACCCTGAAACTAAAAATTATTGTCGAACGGTTTTAAATGCAAGCTACTCTTATGTTTCACCGACTAAAACCGATAAGCCTGTTTTGGTGAGTTATTCCAAGGAAGTGGCTGATTTAATGGGGTTAGCGGCCTCTGAATGTAGTACAGAATTATTTACTCAGGTCGTAACAGGGAATACGTTATTGGAAGGGATGCAGCCTTATGCGTGTTGTTATGGCGGTCATCAATTTGGAAATTGGGCTGGGCAATTAGGCGATGGTCGGGCGATTAATTTAGGTGAATTAAAAACCGATCAAGCGATTCATTACACCTTGCAATTAAAAGGCGCGGGACTTACGCCTTATTCGCGGCGAGCAGATGGATTAGCGGTCTTACGTTCATCGGTTCGTGAATACTTATGCAGTGAAGCGATGCATCATTTAGGCGTTCCCACAACGCGCGCTTTAAGTCTGGCATTAACGGGGGATAAAGTCATTCGTGATATGTTTTATGACGGTCGTCCCAAAGCAGAATTAGGGGCGGTTGTGTGTCGTGTTGCCCCATCGTTTACGCGATTTGGAAGTTTTCAAATCTATACCGCACAAGGTGATTTATCGTTATTAAAACAATTTGTTGATGTCACCTTACGCAATGATTTTCCCCATTTAGGCGCACCGTCCAAAGCGACTTATTTACGTTGGTTTTCAGAAGTCTGTGAAAAAACGGCCTTAATGGTTATTCATTGGCAACGCGTGGGGTTTGTTCATGGGGTGATGAATACGGACAATATGTCTATTTTAGGTTTAACGATTGATTATGGGCCTTACGGTTGGTTGGAAGACTATAATCCGCATTGGACACCGAACACCACGGATGCAAGTGAGCGTCGTTATCGTTTTGGTCATCAGCCGCAAATGGCGTATTGGAATTTAGTGCAATTAGCGAATGCGATTTACCCCTTAATTGAGGATGTGACGTTATTACAAACGGCGTTAACCCATTACTCCGATACGTTTGATCGAGGGTGGAATCAAATGATGGCGGATAAGTTAGGGTTAGCGGTTTACACGGCTGAAATGGATGAAGCTTTGATTAAAGAGTTGCTTGAAGTTTTGCAATTAGTGGAAACGGATATGACTATTTTTTACCGAAAATTAGCCTTACTTAAATTTGATGCGCTGGATATAGAGCAGGTTTCCAATAAGGATTTATTAGCCCCTTTAAGCGAGGCTTATTATCAAATTGAAAAATTAACCCCCGCTTTTGAACAGCGTATTGGCGATTGGTTACGTCTGTATTTTAAACGGATTCAACAGGAAAAATTAACCGATAAGCAGCGGGGTTTACGCATGAATGCAGTGAATCCGAAGTATATTTTTCGTAACTATTTAGCCCAATTGGCGATAGATAAAGCGGAGGCGGGTGATTTTTCAATGATTGATGAATTGTTAGCCTTATTTCGTTATCCTTATAGCGAGCAAGAAGATAAAGAATCGTATGCTGAAAAACGGCCTGAATGGGCAAGAACGCGTGCGGGGTGTTCGATGTTGTCGTGTAGTTCATAATGCTTACGTTACTCTGCTTTTTCAATGAGTCTATTTACAAATGAAACGTTTAGTTGTGATGATTTAGATGAAATGCCTGCAATCCTCACGGAAATAACAACTCACGAATTTAAGGTTAATTAAACGGTTGCACAATAGCCTTTTGATAATCATGTCGCTGGCTAATTAACTGGTTATACAAAAAAACATCCTGCAACGTATTATAAGAGGTCTCTGAAATACAAGGATTAGCCGACCAGCAACCTAAAGCTTGATAGGTTTTGATGGTTTCCGTTAAAACCGATAAAGGGATGTTGGGAAAAAAATCAGCTTCTAAAGCGGCAATTTCAGCGGCAGGCGTTTCGACAATAGCACAACATGCTTTTTGGTAGGCTCGCATAAAAGCTTGCGCGTGTTCTGTTTTAAGCCAAGTTCGCGTTGCACATAAACTACTAAAAGCCACCTCACCAATCACGTCACCCACCGAGGCTAAGACCGTTGCTTTTCCTTCATATTCAAGTTGTTGAGGCGCAGGGCCTTGTTGATGAATATAATCCGCTTTGCCTGCACGAAAAGCCTCTTCCATCGCTAAAACATCCCCAGCGTCGATACTATTTATTTGTTTTCGATCAATTCCTAGTGTGTGTAAGGCATAATTGAACATGGCCAAAGGTTGAAATAAATGATCGACCAGTATTTTTTTTCCGATTAACTGTTCCCATGAAAAAGGCGTTTTTGTCGGTTTTCCTGCAATAAAAAAACCATCTTTTTGATTGATTTGTGCAAAATGGACAATCTCAGGTTTTTCACCGCGTTCTAGCTGAGGAAAACTTCCCGCAACCGCAAATTGTGCTAGATGGACGGAGCCATTATGTAAACTAGCGGGTATTGTTTTTTCAGGGGTGGCTAATTGATAATTTGATTCTAAGCCTTCAGCTTTTAAAAATCCGCCTTTAATTGTATAAAGGAGGGGGCTATAAAAAGCGGAATGGCGTAAGACCATAATATTTATTTTATTATTCATTCGGTAAGCTCCATAAAAAGAAATGGGATTCAGTATTTTTTATTTCAACGGGTAGGACAAGAGGGTAATAAAAATTAAAAAGCCTGAAAAATAAAGCGATAAGCGGTTAAATGGTATAAACAATCCGTTTTAAACTTTAAAAAACTTATACAAAGCGAAAGGACTAGGTTAAACTAAAATTATCAAGTCGTCTGATTCAAGTTAATTTTATAAAATTCTAAATAAATACGAATTTTTTGGCGATTAATTTAAATAGAACGGGGTTATTTAAGGGGAAATGAATCGAATAAATGACCTTTTTCTAGGCTATTTTGGGTTCGATCTTAAATAGTGTTGTTCTGTTTTTTCGGCTAGCAACTTAAGACGAGACATTATGGGGCGAGGCTTAACCATTCGTCCTGAGTCCAATCGAAGGGCGGACGGCTTAATCTCAACGTGTCCCGTCTTAAATTGGTAGCCGTTTTTTCGCTTTGAAGGTCGACTACTTTACCTTAATATAATCATTTCAGGATACCCATGAGTATTAGAAAATTTAAAAATAAGCAGCCTAAAATGGGTCGTCATGTTTACATTGATGAGGCATCTATCATCATTGGGGATGTGGTGTTAGGTGATGATGTTTCTATATGGCCTACTGCGGTTATTCGAGGGGATGTGTCCTATATTCGTATTGGCGATAAAACCAATGTGCAAGACGGTTCGGTTTTACATGTTTCTCATGCTAATCCTCATATAGAAGAGAAAAACCATCCTTTAATCATTGGTCAAGGGGTTACGATTGGGCATAAGGCGGTTGTTCATGCGTGTACCATTGGGGATTATTGTTTAATTGGTATGGCAGCGGTTATTATGGATGATGCAATTATTGACGATTATGTTATTTTAGGCGCGGGTTCATTGGTGTTATCAGGTCAAAAACTTGAAGGCGGGCATCTTTATTTAGGGTCGCCTGCGAAGAAAATTAGAGCGTTAAACGAAAGTGAAACTGAATTTTTAAGGTATTCCAGTCAACATTATGTGGAACTTAAAAATGAATATCTAGCCGAACAAAAATAAATTAAAGATTAATACATTAACTCATTAAGAAATATTTCAAAAAAATAGAGAGAAAATTATGTTATTAAAAGTTGGCTCAAAAGGCGATGATGTAAAAGAAATGCAGCTTAAACTAGAAATTCTTCCCGCCGATGGAATTTTTGGATCAGGTACAGCACGGGCGGTTAAACAATGGCAACGTGATAATGGTTTAAAGGCCGATGGGGTGGTTGGGGAAAAAACGCTAGAATTATTATATGCCGAACCCAGAGAACCGATTGCGGATGTCGGTGATTTAAAATTAAACGTCTTGGTCGGGGCTATTCCTTATGACGTGGTTACGCAAATTGCCATTTGTGCAGAAACGTTTGAAATTAATACCCCTTTACGTTTGGCCCATTTTTTAGCGCAATGCAGTCATGAAAGTGCAAATTTTACGGCAACGCATGAAAATTTGAATTATTCAGCGAAAGGCCTAAGACGAACGTTTAAAAGATATTTCCGTAATAATTTAGCCGATAGTTATGCCCGTCAACCTGAAAAAATTGGTGCGCGTGTTTATGCTAACCGAATGGGAAATGGTAATGAGGCGAGTAAAGAGGGTTATTTGTATCGAGGGCGCGGCTATATTCAGTTAACAGGAAAAAATAATTATACGGCCTTTTCTGAGCCGGTTGAGGAAGATATTGTTAATAATCCTGACTTAGTTCAGTCACAATATCCTTTACTTTCAGGTGCTTGGTTCTGGAATACTAACTTGCTTAATAAAAAAGCAGATAAAGGTTCGGGTAATAAGAATGTGAAATCAATCACTCGAACGATTAATGGCGGAACCAATGGGTTACAGGATAGAATTAATAAATTTAAAAAATACTACAGATTACTAACGAGATAACGCCTTTTAAATGTAAAAAAACCATTAACACGGTATTCCTTATATCCCCGCCTAAAGAGATGGGGGTTTACGGAAATTTAGTTAAAACCAGCTTTTCATTGATTAGGAACAAGCACGAATTAAGTCATGCAACTTAAATTTATAAGCCTTGAATTATCAACGTTTTTGAATGAAGTTGCCGAAATTATTTCATGCACGGTTCCTTAGCTAAGATTTAATAGCCAGTGTGGTGATTCGTAAAACGACTATATTCATCATCTAATCTCTCAATAGTTCGGACAGTTTTTTGTAACCCATTGATTTAAAAAATAATTTACCAACACATCTCGTAAATATAAAACCCTTTAAAATCAATGCCTTATAGAATTAAGATCGCTATCTTTTTTAAAACTGTCCGAAGTATTGATCTCTGTACACGACAAAAAATATAAATGCTCTCTAAGTTGTTGGTTTTTTATTGAATGATACTATGTCGTACTCCTAAAAATCAATGGCTTACGAGGATCTGAAAATTTTGTCGTCTACAGAGTCATCTAATCATACTATTGAATTCCTATCCTAATATCTCCATTTAATTAATAGCTAACTCGCCTACACAATTTTTTTTTATTTTGTAGATCACTTTCGGGTGTTATTAATCCCTTACTCCTAAGATACTTGTAATTAACTCGATAATAAATGTAATGATTAAATCAAAGAATCGTCACGGACGAAATATAATTCTATTGGCCGTATTATTAACGTCAGGCTGTGATTATTTAGGCCCTGATGTGGGTAAAAAAATTCCTTTAGATAGTCTGCCGTTACAGGTTAAACGATCAAATAGTGATGTTATTTTATATGAAAATCAAGACAATGAAAAACCTATTGATCTACAAGAAATTCCTCCCGCAGAAATTTACCCAGGAACGGGGGCCTTTATATCGGATAAAGCATTAAATAAGAAGCAACAAGTGACCTTTAAAGAAGGGAATTATAATTTAAACTTTACCAACGCTGAAATAGATGAAGTCACGAAAGTTATTTTAGGTGAAATATTAAAGGTTAATTATGTGATAAGTCCGCAAGTTAAGGGAAGTATTAGCATTAAAACTACCAAACCCATTCGTAAATCAGAAGTTTTATCGACCTTAGATATGCTTTTAAAAATGAATGGCGCGGCGATCACCAAAAATAATAATATTTATCATATTGAACCGATTCAAAAGGCCCATGCACTTGCGACGATTAAATCTGTTAACAATATAGGGAAATTGCCCGCAGGTCATCAGCTTTTAGTGGTGCCACTGGAGTATGTGAGTGTCACGGATATGGCGGAAGTTTTAAAAGGTATTTTGTCAGAAAGTGCGATTTTACGTTTAGATAAAAGCCGAAATGTCATGGTGATTGCAGGTCATGGTCAAGAGCTTGCTCAAGCGGTTGAAATGATTAAAACCTTTGATGTTAATGTGATGGAGGGAATGTCATTTGGGTTATTTCCTTTGCAAAAAGCCACAGCGGAAACGGTGATTACCGAGTTAGAAGCCATGTTGGAAACGGGCGAACAATCCCCCCTGAATGGGTTGTTGCGGTTTGTGGCGATTGAGCGGTTAAATGCGATTATGGCGGTCACCCCACAGGTTAATTATTTAAAAACGGTTGAACGATGGATTGCTCGTTTAGATAAAACAAATACCACCAGCAGTAATGGCATTATTGTTTATCCTGTTAAACATGTGGATGCGGAAGAATTAGCGAACACATTGACTTCTATTATTAGCGGTACAGGACGTAGTTCAACTAAAAAGGACACAGCACTGGCCCCAGGAAGTAAGGCGGCTACGATTAATAACAAACAAAAAACCAAACCTGTGGTGAATAAATCGGCTTTAAAAAAAGCTAATTCAGGGGTTGGTATTGATGAATTAGAAGGCATCAATATTGTGGCGGATGTGACCAATAACTCATTGATTATTGTGGCCTCACCCGTGCAGTATGAAATGTTAAAAGGGGTTATTTCACAATTAGATGTGATGCCGTTACAGGTTTTAATTGATGCGACTATTATTTCAGTCACGTTAACGGATGAATTACGTTATGGTATTCGTTGGTATTTTACGCATGGTAAGGGTGGATCTAATGGCGTTAGTAGTGGTACAGGGGTTGGCTTAAGTGATTTGGCGGCTTTAGCCGCTACTGCAATTAATCCGGGGTTTGGTTATTCGTTTGCCAGCAGTGCAGATAATGTTCGAGCGGTGCTAACGGCAGAAGCGAAGGATAATAAAATTAATGTTATTTCCGCGCCTTCGTTGATGGTGTTGAATAATCAAGAGGCGGTTATTCAGGTGGGTGAACAAATTCCTGTGAGAACCTCTGAGTTAACAACGGATACGGGGACGACGAGCAATACGATTCAAATGCGTGAAACGGGGGTAACGTTAAAAGTTAAGCCGCGTGTTAATGCGAATGGGTTGGTTATTATGGAAATTGAGCAAAGTGTTGATAATGCGATTCCCGCAGGTTCAGATGGAAGCACGTCACAAATTGATTCCCCTTCAATTTTGCAACGAAAAATAAAAAGTATTGTTGCGGTTCAAGACAAAGAAACGATTGTTTTGGGCGGGTTAATTAGTGAGAATAAGGTTTATAACAAAACAGGGATTCCATTACTTAATCAAATTCCTGTTATTGGGGGATTATTTGGTAGTACTGAAAAAACGGTTAATAAGACGGAGTTGGTGATTTTAATTACACCGCGTGTTATTAGAACGCGTGCGGCTGCGCGTGATATTGCTTTAGAATTTAAGCAAAAGTTAACGGGGATTTTTGAGGAGTTACCCTCGAATAAAGATGATTTATAAATAGAGATGGAGTGGTTTTAAATTCGATTACTGATTTAAAGGTTAAGCCATGTAGAGTAGGTAATACCACTCTACATGATTTTTAAACTTCTAAGCTGCCTGTGCGGCAGTGAACTAGAGAGCTATCTCCAAAAAGATAATTCAAACAACAATTTAAGCTAAATTTAGCCTTTTTACCTATGTTTTTTAGCTACTTTTAACTAATTGATTTTAAATGAGTTTTTAAAGAGCGAAAAATAAAGGGTCAAAACAGTCACAGTGAATTGTAATCACCCCATCGCTAAAGTGTCAATAGATAGCTTTTCTAAATAAACAGCCAACTTAAGATGATCAGTTGAGGTTAAACCGTTCGAAAAACTCAGGATGAACGAAAAAAAGGTTTTAACTGATGGGTATATTATTTATTGCGAGCTACCTTCTGACTTCTTTTAAAATATAAAAAGGGGTAATAACACACTTGTTATTACCCCTTTAAATTAGACCGTTATTAATAACCGCCTATAGCTTTAACATTTCTACGGATAGACTCAAAATAGGTTTGAATCATCCGTATTATAAAAAGCGATTACTTCTTTGCTTCAGCAGGAGCGGCTTCTTTAGCATCTACTGCCTTAGCATCAGCAGCAGGAGCAGCGGCTTTATCATCAGCAACGGCTGCAACCGCTTCTGTTGCATTAGCAACGGCTTTTGTTGCTTCAACGGCTTTAGTTAAATCAATAGCATAAACCCAAGAAGATGTCATTGCCAACAATGCGATACAAATTATTTTTTTCATTTTATATTCCTAATATATTGATTTTAAAGCTTAAGTGAAATTTTTTACTGAAATGACACTTTAGCATTAAGTAAAATAAAAGTCATCTAAATATTGTTGTAATTATTTAAAAAAATTCATGGCACTCAACAAAATAGTGTACAGCCTCATTGGCCCTCTTAATCATCCATTTCACTGATTTCTAAATACTCTTCACCATTAAAGGCATAGCGACTGTTTTTAACAGGAATAATTTGTCCATTTTCATCACTCATCGTTCCTGTTCGCTTAACAATCACATCAGGATAATCATCATTATCAATGGGTTCCGCTAACGTTATTTTGCCTTTAAATAACCAGCAGGCCGATAATAACTCATCTTCTTCTTCGGTTTCATCATCACAAACGCCTGAATTATCCCCATCGGTTTGTAAGTAGCCTAATTGCGCCCAAGCATCTTCATGATAGGCAAAAATAGTTTTACCACTATTAGTATAGCCTTGCCCTGAATAACTAATATCTAATAATAACGCCATATTTCCTTTTGCTAAGGGTAAAAAATTGACGCGTTTAATCGTCGGTGTATCGCCCCAACTTCCAAAACTCCCTATATTTTTCTGTTTAGAAACAAGTACCCATTGCGCGCCAGTTAATCTATACACCACGGCACTAATGACAGGTGCATCCGCATGACTGCCATAAATATCATGTGTTTCAGAATCAACCATTTGATTTTTAATAAAAATAGCATGATATTTATGCAGACCATCATCAAAAGGGTGTTCAAACCAGAAACTGGCTAAGGTTTGATCGTTAACGTTAACTTTATTGTTGGCAACCTCCATAGCAAATAAAGCGGTCAATGCCGCACTTACCGTGGGTTTTTTTAATACGTTAACGTGAGCTGGAAGCGGAAATTCTGCAACAATTGGCTCTGAATTGTCTTCACTATGAAAGTAAAGGGCTATGGTAAGAATACTACTTAAACTAATCATTAACACGATAACAACCACAGTGCGATGGGAAGAAAAACGCTTCATATTGATTTTCCTTAAAGTGAGTTAGAGCTTGTCAGTAACAAAATATAACTGTAAATTCCGTCATTTATTTTTAAACGATCAAAATTATAACCAACAATGACAAATAAAGTAATAGCCTAGTCATTTAAAAAAATGGATGAATTATGAAATTTATACTCAATTCTCGTTTTACTCGCTTACTTTGTATTTTACTCTTAGGCATCAGCTTAACTGCTTGTTTGCATTGGATGCGTGCTTTTCAAACTTATTTACAATTAAATGATTTCGATCAACATTTCACAATTAACGATCACGATACTTTTATTGTTTATTTTAATGATCCTGTTCTCTATAGCAATGATTTATTGTTATTAGCTAAGCTAGAGCCAAGTGAAAAGACCCCTATTGAGAATGGGGAAAAATGGCGGTATCGTTTTCGTAAAGTTGATAAATTACAAAAATTAGTCGAACCTAATTTAAGTTTCTTTTTTGATTTAGAATTTAATCAAAAAAAACAGGTCGCCGCATGGATTTTTTCACCGCTTTTTTTAGAAATTGCCCCGCCTAAATTTTTAGAAGCCTCGCTTCGTTCCTTAGCGGGTGGGAAAATAGACAAGCTAAAAAGGCAACTTAAAGCCTCGTCCCATGTCAAAATAAACGCTAAACTTCCTAAGAAAAAGAAGGTTATTTCTGAATTAGGTGAGCCGATTGAAGTCGTTGATGAAGGCGAGCAATCGGTTTATTATTATCATTTTTTGCTGGACACCCCCAAAATAGAAAAAGGCTATGAATCGCGTGCATTAAGTGTCGTCAAGCTTACCTTTGATAATAAAACTAACGAACTCACTCGTATGGGAGGACGTTTTGCAGGATTAAAAATATCTATAAAATATCGCCGTTACTTGGAGGAAGTAAAATGAATAAGCAGGCTCAATTACAAACGGAAAATTGGCTTAATAAATTTATTATTGCTCATAATATTTGTCCTTTTGCACAGGCAGTGGTTACTGACAAAAGT from Methylococcales bacterium carries:
- a CDS encoding ABC transporter substrate-binding protein, giving the protein MNNKINIMVLRHSAFYSPLLYTIKGGFLKAEGLESNYQLATPEKTIPASLHNGSVHLAQFAVAGSFPQLERGEKPEIVHFAQINQKDGFFIAGKPTKTPFSWEQLIGKKILVDHLFQPLAMFNYALHTLGIDRKQINSIDAGDVLAMEEAFRAGKADYIHQQGPAPQQLEYEGKATVLASVGDVIGEVAFSSLCATRTWLKTEHAQAFMRAYQKACCAIVETPAAEIAALEADFFPNIPLSVLTETIKTYQALGCWSANPCISETSYNTLQDVFLYNQLISQRHDYQKAIVQPFN
- a CDS encoding gamma carbonic anhydrase family protein — protein: MSIRKFKNKQPKMGRHVYIDEASIIIGDVVLGDDVSIWPTAVIRGDVSYIRIGDKTNVQDGSVLHVSHANPHIEEKNHPLIIGQGVTIGHKAVVHACTIGDYCLIGMAAVIMDDAIIDDYVILGAGSLVLSGQKLEGGHLYLGSPAKKIRALNESETEFLRYSSQHYVELKNEYLAEQK
- a CDS encoding peptidoglycan-binding protein; the encoded protein is MLLKVGSKGDDVKEMQLKLEILPADGIFGSGTARAVKQWQRDNGLKADGVVGEKTLELLYAEPREPIADVGDLKLNVLVGAIPYDVVTQIAICAETFEINTPLRLAHFLAQCSHESANFTATHENLNYSAKGLRRTFKRYFRNNLADSYARQPEKIGARVYANRMGNGNEASKEGYLYRGRGYIQLTGKNNYTAFSEPVEEDIVNNPDLVQSQYPLLSGAWFWNTNLLNKKADKGSGNKNVKSITRTINGGTNGLQDRINKFKKYYRLLTR
- the gspD gene encoding type II secretion system secretin GspD, which encodes MIKSKNRHGRNIILLAVLLTSGCDYLGPDVGKKIPLDSLPLQVKRSNSDVILYENQDNEKPIDLQEIPPAEIYPGTGAFISDKALNKKQQVTFKEGNYNLNFTNAEIDEVTKVILGEILKVNYVISPQVKGSISIKTTKPIRKSEVLSTLDMLLKMNGAAITKNNNIYHIEPIQKAHALATIKSVNNIGKLPAGHQLLVVPLEYVSVTDMAEVLKGILSESAILRLDKSRNVMVIAGHGQELAQAVEMIKTFDVNVMEGMSFGLFPLQKATAETVITELEAMLETGEQSPLNGLLRFVAIERLNAIMAVTPQVNYLKTVERWIARLDKTNTTSSNGIIVYPVKHVDAEELANTLTSIISGTGRSSTKKDTALAPGSKAATINNKQKTKPVVNKSALKKANSGVGIDELEGINIVADVTNNSLIIVASPVQYEMLKGVISQLDVMPLQVLIDATIISVTLTDELRYGIRWYFTHGKGGSNGVSSGTGVGLSDLAALAATAINPGFGYSFASSADNVRAVLTAEAKDNKINVISAPSLMVLNNQEAVIQVGEQIPVRTSELTTDTGTTSNTIQMRETGVTLKVKPRVNANGLVIMEIEQSVDNAIPAGSDGSTSQIDSPSILQRKIKSIVAVQDKETIVLGGLISENKVYNKTGIPLLNQIPVIGGLFGSTEKTVNKTELVILITPRVIRTRAAARDIALEFKQKLTGIFEELPSNKDDL